The following proteins come from a genomic window of Leopardus geoffroyi isolate Oge1 chromosome A3, O.geoffroyi_Oge1_pat1.0, whole genome shotgun sequence:
- the DEFB123 gene encoding beta-defensin 123 — translation MRLLSLTLAALLLLSQLTPGSTQKCWNLHGKCRQKCSRKERIYVYCTNNKLCCVKPKYQPREKLWSSSSKPEAMKTQMKLPSV, via the exons ATGAGGCTCCTCTCGCTGACTCTGGCCGCCCTGCTGCTCCTGTCCCAGCTCACTCCAG GCAGCACCCAAAAATGCTGGAATCTTCACGGCAAATGCCGCCAGAAATGCTCCAGGAAAGAAAGGATCTATGTTTACTGCACAAACAATAAACTGTGCTGTGTGAAGCCCAAGTACCAGCCAAGAGAAAAGCTGTGGTCAAGTTCTTCGAAGCCTGAAGCCATGAAAACGCAGATGAAGCTGCCCTCAGTCTGA